One genomic segment of Ignavibacteriales bacterium includes these proteins:
- a CDS encoding T9SS type A sorting domain-containing protein — protein MKYVITIVLLCMIVSLSFAQSPVLTKQQIATPLEKLLNPDGTINTKSGYSGTLDPKGYRMIEDPEGAPRFVRNPATTTSSPDDVNWDDRFMYPGLQMITGQPDWGYSRAFEVSGTELYMAGEFSSVNGISANCIARWNGITWDSVVSGPSNINAIAIIGSDIYIGGSFPSTFPYAVADFIQYWNGSAWYPLGIGVNGNVYDLAVSGSDLYVGGDFTLAGGATANRIAKWNGTNWVSLGSGVSGSGYYIGVTAIAISGSDVYVGGSFTSAGGISVNNIAKWNGTKWDSLGSGIVRPSYYDGYHVGAIAIKGSDVYVGGVFTTAGGVTANMIAKWNGTAWDSLGNDITGTVSSIEIMGSDIYIGGQLSYAGGKIANGIAKWNGTTWDSLGNGLAYSVYPGFVYKMAVMGSDLYVGGQFRRAGNVKTCGIARWNGSAWSTIGIDERRSEGVKGIVRAIEKNGNDVYVGGDFMYTGDLQTNRIAKWNGSAWEKLGNGTPDPIYTGSVFAIAVSGSNVYIGGDLDNGWSSFRPNIAKWNGMMWDSLKSGTNSDVYAIKVVGTDVYVGGNFTSAGGIAGTNYIAKWDGSNWSALGTGMNGVVYALDTLGGYLYAGGLFTNAGGNPASYIAKWDGSNWSAVGTGMNDFVRCMTTSASELYIGGGFTTAGGFSANNIVKWDGTNWTPLGSGTNNWVRSVSFSGSDLYAGGDFTTAGGTSTNYIAKWDGSNWLALGSGVDQRVRAICATENLVYAGGEFINAGLKPSQNFGIWNTDTTSHVYSVSEGWNMLSVPVHASDYLKSTIYPTAVSPAFTYQGSYTINDTLQSGIGYWVKFDSPQTVAYAGTPITNDTIEVVDKWNIIGSISTPVAVSNITSEPGGIVTSQFFSYTGTYLSSDNIMPGKAYWVKTNQAGKLILSNSGSALHANKIQIIHTDELPPPAPGESESSTLLKMPESFGLQQNYPNPFNPSTIIDYQLPVANYVTLKIYNMLGQEVLKLVDGMQEAGYKSVKLDASNLPSGIYTYRLSASTFTESKKMILLK, from the coding sequence ATGAAATACGTTATCACAATTGTTCTTCTGTGCATGATTGTATCGCTGAGTTTTGCACAATCACCAGTTCTGACAAAGCAACAAATTGCCACACCATTGGAAAAACTGCTTAATCCCGATGGCACAATAAATACCAAGTCAGGATATTCCGGCACTCTCGATCCTAAAGGTTACCGCATGATTGAGGACCCTGAAGGCGCACCGAGGTTTGTACGCAATCCTGCAACCACAACATCGTCACCGGACGATGTTAACTGGGATGATCGATTTATGTATCCTGGTTTACAGATGATAACTGGTCAACCGGATTGGGGCTATTCAAGGGCTTTTGAAGTATCAGGTACAGAGCTTTACATGGCCGGCGAATTTTCCTCAGTCAACGGTATCAGCGCAAACTGCATCGCACGATGGAATGGCATAACATGGGACTCGGTTGTTAGTGGGCCAAGCAATATTAATGCTATTGCAATCATCGGAAGCGATATCTATATCGGTGGTAGTTTCCCCAGCACATTTCCTTATGCTGTTGCAGACTTCATTCAATATTGGAACGGCAGCGCATGGTATCCTCTTGGAATAGGAGTAAACGGGAATGTCTATGATCTTGCAGTGAGCGGAAGTGATCTTTACGTTGGTGGAGATTTTACACTTGCCGGTGGTGCGACTGCAAACCGCATTGCTAAATGGAATGGAACGAATTGGGTTTCGCTGGGAAGTGGCGTGAGTGGAAGTGGATATTATATTGGCGTTACGGCGATCGCGATCAGTGGAAGCGATGTATATGTCGGGGGATCTTTCACATCGGCAGGTGGAATTAGTGTTAACAATATTGCAAAGTGGAATGGAACCAAATGGGATTCCCTCGGAAGTGGTATTGTCCGCCCTTCCTACTACGACGGGTACCATGTGGGTGCAATTGCAATTAAAGGGAGCGATGTCTATGTCGGTGGGGTATTTACAACAGCGGGTGGTGTTACTGCAAACATGATAGCAAAATGGAATGGAACGGCTTGGGATTCTCTGGGGAATGATATTACTGGTACTGTATCATCAATTGAAATAATGGGAAGTGATATCTACATCGGGGGACAGCTCTCGTATGCCGGTGGTAAGATTGCAAATGGTATTGCCAAATGGAATGGAACGACATGGGACTCACTTGGGAATGGCCTTGCATATTCTGTATATCCAGGATTTGTCTACAAAATGGCCGTAATGGGAAGTGATCTCTATGTCGGTGGACAATTCCGGAGAGCAGGGAATGTTAAGACATGCGGCATTGCAAGGTGGAATGGTTCTGCCTGGTCAACTATTGGTATCGACGAAAGAAGAAGCGAGGGTGTGAAAGGAATCGTACGTGCAATTGAGAAAAATGGCAACGATGTATACGTGGGAGGAGATTTTATGTACACAGGCGACCTTCAAACCAATCGTATTGCAAAATGGAATGGTTCAGCGTGGGAAAAACTCGGGAATGGTACTCCTGACCCGATATATACTGGCAGCGTCTTTGCCATAGCAGTGAGTGGTTCTAACGTTTACATAGGAGGTGATCTGGATAATGGATGGAGCAGCTTCCGTCCGAACATCGCGAAATGGAATGGCATGATGTGGGATTCTTTGAAAAGTGGAACAAACTCAGATGTGTATGCAATCAAAGTAGTTGGGACAGATGTTTATGTTGGTGGTAATTTCACGAGCGCTGGAGGTATAGCGGGAACAAACTACATCGCAAAATGGGACGGCAGTAACTGGTCGGCTCTGGGGACGGGGATGAACGGCGTCGTCTATGCTCTTGACACACTTGGAGGATATCTCTATGCCGGGGGTCTTTTCACTAATGCCGGAGGCAATCCTGCATCGTATATCGCCAAATGGGATGGCTCAAATTGGTCCGCTGTTGGAACCGGAATGAATGATTTTGTTCGCTGCATGACAACCTCAGCAAGTGAACTTTATATCGGAGGTGGTTTTACAACAGCAGGCGGATTTTCTGCAAACAATATTGTGAAATGGGATGGAACTAACTGGACGCCCCTCGGAAGTGGAACGAACAATTGGGTCAGATCAGTGTCCTTTAGCGGAAGCGATCTTTATGCCGGAGGCGATTTCACAACGGCTGGTGGTACGAGTACAAACTATATCGCGAAGTGGGATGGAAGCAATTGGTTAGCTCTTGGTAGTGGAGTTGATCAGCGTGTACGCGCTATCTGTGCAACAGAGAATCTGGTGTACGCTGGTGGAGAATTCATAAATGCCGGGTTGAAACCCTCACAGAATTTTGGAATATGGAATACTGATACAACCTCACATGTATATTCCGTTTCAGAAGGTTGGAACATGTTATCTGTTCCAGTACATGCCTCAGATTATTTGAAGTCAACAATATATCCTACAGCGGTCTCCCCAGCATTCACATATCAAGGTTCATACACCATAAACGATACACTTCAATCAGGTATCGGTTATTGGGTAAAGTTTGATTCACCCCAAACAGTAGCGTATGCTGGAACACCAATTACTAATGACACTATAGAAGTAGTGGATAAATGGAATATAATCGGTTCTATAAGTACACCGGTTGCGGTATCAAACATTACATCTGAACCTGGTGGAATAGTCACGTCACAATTTTTTTCATATACAGGAACATACCTATCATCAGACAATATAATGCCGGGAAAGGCATACTGGGTAAAGACAAATCAAGCGGGCAAATTGATCCTCTCGAATTCAGGTTCTGCATTGCATGCAAATAAGATACAAATAATACACACAGACGAATTACCACCACCTGCGCCGGGTGAGAGTGAATCATCAACGTTGTTAAAAATGCCTGAATCGTTTGGTCTTCAACAAAATTATCCTAATCCGTTCAATCCCTCAACGATTATCGATTATCAGCTGCCGGTTGCAAATTATGTAACATTAAAAATCTACAACATGCTTGGTCAAGAGGTTCTCAAACTTGTGGATGGGATGCAAGAGGCGGGATATAAATCAGTAAAGTTAGATGCAAGTAATTTACCAAGTGGTATCTATACATACAGATTAAGCGCCAGCACATTCACAGAATCAAAAAAGATGATACTACTAAAATAA
- a CDS encoding response regulator transcription factor: MMKVMIVDDNASIRDMIRSILSTTADNVYECSDGNEALKSYQQFHPDWVLMDIKMKMMDGFEATQEILSEFPNAKIIMITQYDDPKLEEKARRIGAVEFVLKEKLVDIERIIKN, from the coding sequence ATGATGAAAGTAATGATTGTTGACGATAATGCTTCTATTCGAGATATGATTCGCTCGATACTGTCAACAACAGCGGATAATGTTTATGAATGCAGCGATGGCAATGAAGCATTGAAATCGTACCAACAGTTTCACCCCGATTGGGTGCTTATGGATATAAAAATGAAAATGATGGACGGATTTGAAGCAACTCAGGAGATCTTATCCGAATTTCCGAATGCGAAGATTATTATGATCACTCAGTACGACGATCCAAAATTAGAAGAGAAAGCGCGCAGGATTGGTGCTGTTGAGTTCGTTTTAAAAGAAAAATTAGTTGATATCGAGAGAATAATCAAAAACTAA
- a CDS encoding choice-of-anchor D domain-containing protein: MRHITIISFVLLCINVSLSFAQSTTVIQQQTTTPLEKLLNPDGTINTKSGFSGTLDPEGYHMVIDPKGTPQFIQTTESAAVVPADSSWDDKFVYSGTEWLPVRAIAVSGTDVYIGGDFNYIHNIQAKRIAKWNGSSWSALGLGLRGGAGNWGMVNAIAVNGSDLYVVGGFDTAGTVLVKNVAKWNGTNWTALGSGIPSAAPTAIATNGVDVYVGGPFTSAGGVSANNIAKWNGSSWSALGTGISGGWYGTTTINIIAVSGSNMYVGGVFGTCGGVATKNIARWDGSNWFALGSDTIRAAYGGYSFVKAIALSGTDVYVGGQFDSIGTLITTNIAKWDGSTWSALGTGANSSITAIAVNGTDVYAGGNFNNVGGVSANQLARWDGANWYAMGTGLNSYGNIYALVASGSDIFIGGDFSKVGGELTKCVAKWNGSHWSSIPSGLWLGLNGSVQSLAGKDNDLYFGGLFNNMTCINSIGKFNRTSVTDVSCGHSGGPIKAIAIVGETVYVGGTNMYMGGNYGFLRWDSYNGWGYYSDSRLMDGTVNAIAVIGNDIYAGGRFGWPNPVNNIARWNGTSWSALGSGISKVGGYEQVYSLAVIGSDLYVAGNFDHAGGIAVNGFAKWTGTTWSAVGSPSGPTDGYISVLAAAGNTLYVGGWFTSIGGVSANQIAKWNGTTWSALGTGLSRGSNESPKAIVFSGTDVYVGGKFTTAGGVSAKNIAKWDGSAWSALGSGVEGDVYALCVIGPDLYVGGDFLTAGGKTSLYWGRWKIPQGYFASSATTVQFDSVAVNGMKTDSITVDNNGHASLIIGSAISNNLEFGVFPPSGTIPASSNQKFYITFSPVSGGLKNGAIIFSHNGFSSHDTVKISGKGYILKSPQFLANPANIFFGTVSPGSTKQDSAFIKNTGDSVLTISSALSTDPEFTVNPTSATITPGDSMKFYFRFSPISLLYNFRIDTVIYYHNGVGLSSRIICTADNRFTSVVENGWNMSSVPVHASDYLKSSIYPTAVSPAFTYQGSYIMNDTLQSGIGYWVKFDSPQTVAYAGTPITNDTIEVIDKWNIIGSISTPVAVSNITSEPGGIVTSQFFSYTGTYLSSDNIMPGKAYWVKTNQAGKLILSNSGSALHANKIQIIHTDELPPPAPGESESSTLLKMPESFGLQQNYPNPFNPTTMIQFTLPEDAIVTLRVYNMLGQEVATLLNQEMMEAGTQDLDFDASNFPSGVYFYRLIANGVGDEDEEILGRMYTSVRKMILVK; this comes from the coding sequence ATGAGACACATCACCATCATTTCGTTTGTTCTTCTGTGCATAAATGTATCACTGAGTTTTGCACAATCAACAACGGTGATACAGCAACAGACTACCACACCATTGGAAAAACTGCTTAATCCCGACGGCACGATAAATACCAAGTCAGGATTTTCAGGCACTCTTGACCCAGAAGGTTACCACATGGTGATCGATCCAAAAGGTACACCTCAGTTTATCCAAACGACAGAATCTGCGGCCGTAGTACCAGCCGACTCATCGTGGGATGATAAGTTTGTGTATTCGGGTACTGAATGGTTGCCGGTGAGAGCAATCGCGGTGAGTGGAACTGATGTGTATATCGGCGGTGATTTTAACTACATTCATAATATACAAGCAAAGCGAATCGCTAAATGGAATGGAAGTAGCTGGTCTGCTTTGGGATTAGGATTACGAGGGGGTGCTGGAAACTGGGGAATGGTAAATGCAATTGCAGTGAATGGAAGCGACCTCTACGTTGTTGGCGGATTCGATACGGCTGGAACAGTTCTAGTCAAAAACGTTGCGAAGTGGAATGGCACAAACTGGACTGCATTAGGGTCAGGAATTCCATCTGCCGCTCCAACTGCTATTGCGACCAACGGAGTTGATGTGTATGTCGGAGGTCCATTTACCAGCGCCGGTGGAGTAAGCGCAAATAACATTGCAAAATGGAATGGAAGTTCGTGGAGCGCACTGGGAACAGGAATTAGTGGTGGATGGTATGGAACTACAACGATAAATATCATTGCTGTGAGTGGTAGTAATATGTACGTTGGTGGAGTCTTTGGTACCTGCGGCGGGGTTGCAACAAAAAACATTGCGAGATGGGATGGTAGTAATTGGTTTGCCCTCGGATCCGATACCATTCGTGCTGCCTATGGTGGTTATTCCTTTGTAAAAGCAATTGCGTTGAGTGGAACCGATGTATATGTCGGAGGACAGTTTGATTCGATTGGCACGCTAATTACAACAAACATCGCCAAGTGGGATGGAAGTACGTGGTCTGCACTAGGAACCGGAGCGAACAGTTCCATAACTGCCATTGCAGTGAATGGAACAGATGTGTACGCCGGTGGGAATTTCAACAATGTTGGCGGTGTAAGTGCAAATCAGCTCGCACGATGGGATGGAGCCAATTGGTACGCGATGGGAACAGGATTGAATTCTTATGGAAACATTTATGCACTTGTGGCATCCGGTAGCGATATTTTTATTGGCGGCGATTTCTCCAAGGTGGGGGGTGAATTAACAAAATGTGTGGCAAAATGGAATGGCAGCCATTGGTCGAGCATCCCGAGTGGTCTTTGGCTTGGCCTGAATGGGAGCGTGCAGTCGCTGGCCGGGAAAGACAATGATCTGTATTTCGGCGGGCTTTTTAACAACATGACTTGTATAAATTCCATTGGCAAATTTAACCGTACTTCTGTAACCGATGTTTCGTGCGGTCATTCCGGCGGCCCGATAAAGGCAATCGCAATTGTCGGTGAGACAGTATACGTTGGTGGGACCAATATGTATATGGGTGGAAATTACGGTTTCCTAAGATGGGATAGCTATAATGGCTGGGGTTATTATTCTGACTCCAGGCTTATGGATGGAACGGTCAATGCAATTGCAGTTATCGGGAATGATATCTACGCGGGAGGAAGATTCGGTTGGCCAAATCCGGTCAATAACATTGCCAGGTGGAACGGCACATCGTGGTCAGCACTTGGAAGCGGCATTAGCAAAGTTGGAGGATATGAGCAAGTGTATTCTTTGGCTGTGATAGGATCGGATCTCTACGTTGCCGGTAATTTTGATCATGCGGGAGGTATTGCCGTCAATGGATTTGCAAAATGGACCGGAACTACATGGTCTGCCGTAGGAAGTCCAAGCGGACCAACCGATGGTTACATAAGTGTACTCGCTGCGGCTGGCAACACGCTCTATGTCGGCGGATGGTTTACCTCCATCGGCGGTGTAAGTGCAAATCAAATTGCAAAGTGGAATGGAACAACATGGTCTGCTCTTGGAACGGGTCTGAGTAGAGGTAGTAATGAATCACCTAAGGCAATTGTATTCAGCGGAACTGACGTCTATGTAGGTGGCAAATTTACTACCGCAGGTGGAGTAAGTGCAAAAAACATTGCAAAATGGGATGGAAGTGCGTGGTCTGCACTCGGGAGTGGTGTAGAGGGAGACGTGTATGCCCTCTGTGTTATTGGACCCGACCTTTATGTGGGAGGTGATTTCTTGACAGCGGGCGGAAAAACTTCTCTCTATTGGGGTCGGTGGAAGATTCCTCAGGGATATTTTGCGTCGTCAGCAACGACAGTACAGTTTGACAGTGTTGCCGTAAATGGGATGAAAACAGACTCGATAACCGTGGATAACAATGGACATGCGTCGTTGATTATTGGCTCCGCGATATCAAATAACCTTGAGTTCGGTGTGTTTCCTCCAAGCGGGACAATACCAGCATCGAGTAATCAGAAATTTTATATAACATTTAGTCCGGTATCGGGTGGTCTAAAAAATGGTGCAATTATTTTCTCTCATAACGGTTTCAGCTCTCACGATACGGTGAAAATATCTGGTAAGGGATACATATTAAAATCACCTCAATTTTTAGCCAATCCTGCGAATATATTCTTTGGGACTGTTTCACCTGGATCGACGAAACAAGACAGTGCATTCATTAAAAACACCGGTGATTCGGTGCTTACCATCAGCTCTGCGTTATCGACCGACCCTGAGTTTACAGTAAATCCAACGAGCGCAACTATTACTCCGGGTGATAGTATGAAATTTTATTTTAGATTTTCTCCAATAAGTCTCTTGTATAATTTTCGGATCGATACCGTTATCTATTATCACAATGGTGTTGGATTATCAAGCAGGATTATTTGTACAGCTGACAATCGGTTTACTAGCGTTGTAGAAAATGGTTGGAACATGTCATCTGTTCCAGTACATGCCTCAGATTATTTGAAGTCATCAATATATCCTACTGCAGTCTCACCGGCATTCACATATCAGGGTTCATATATCATGAACGATACACTTCAATCAGGTATCGGTTATTGGGTAAAGTTTGATTCACCCCAGACAGTAGCGTATGCTGGAACACCGATTACTAATGACACCATTGAAGTAATAGACAAATGGAATATAATCGGTTCTATAAGTACACCGGTTGCGGTATCAAACATTACATCTGAACCTGGTGGAATAGTCACGTCACAATTTTTTTCATATACAGGAACATACCTATCATCAGATAATATAATGCCGGGAAAGGCATACTGGGTAAAGACAAATCAAGCGGGCAAATTGATTCTCTCAAATTCAGGTTCTGCTTTGCATGCAAATAAGATACAAATAATACACACAGACGAATTACCACCGCCTGCGCCGGGTGAGAGTGAATCATCAACGTTGTTAAAAATGCCTGAATCGTTTGGTCTTCAACAAAATTATCCTAATCCGTTCAACCCAACAACGATGATTCAATTCACGTTGCCCGAAGATGCTATTGTAACGTTGAGGGTTTACAATATGCTCGGTCAGGAAGTGGCGACATTGTTGAACCAAGAGATGATGGAAGCAGGAACACAGGATTTGGATTTCGACGCAAGCAATTTTCCGTCAGGAGTGTACTTTTACCGCCTGATTGCAAACGGTGTGGGCGATGAAGATGAGGAAATTCTTGGCCGAATGTACACGAGTGTCCGGAAAATGATACTGGTGAAATAA